The following are from one region of the Juglans regia cultivar Chandler chromosome 10, Walnut 2.0, whole genome shotgun sequence genome:
- the LOC109018860 gene encoding leucine-rich repeat extensin-like protein 4 produces MVILISRRSKTIKHAFWYPPLKMGKSWLLAVLLSIISTEVAFSVGVGVGIGVGVGVGVGNVGGRGGRGGGGVWVGGGSNSPGPSVSGSSVPKLQRAYTALQAWKSAIKDDPLKILGTWVGSNVCSYKGVFCADSQDEMDAPTGLVVAGIDLNKANLQGTLVKELSFLTDISLLHLNSNRFSGTIPNTFRDLSSLQELDLSNNLFSGPFPVVTLYIPKLLFLDLRFNTFSGPLPEDLFNKNLDAIFVNNNQFEGQLPQNLGNSPASVINLANNNFSGNIPISLGFMGSKLKEILFLNNQLTGCIPEGVGLFTGMQVLDVSFNSLMGHLPDTLSCLENIEVLNLAHNELSGVLPDPLCSLRSLVNLTVAYNFFSGFSQQCSNLFIRNVGFDFSLNCIPGMDMQRPRPECSMIPGVGLNCLRIPAANPLVCGSVVASSP; encoded by the coding sequence ATGGTGATCCTTATTTCTAGAAGAAGCAAAACCATCAAACATGCATTTTGGTATCCTCCATTGAAAATGGGGAAGAGCTGGCTTCTTGCTGTTCTCCTCTCTATTATTTCCACTGAAGTTGCCTTTTCTGTGGGTGTTGGTGTTGGTattggtgttggtgttggtgttggtgttggCAATGTAGGTGGTCGTGGTGGTCGTGGTGGTGGAGGCGTTTGGGTTGGTGGTGGGAGCAACAGCCCAGGGCCATCTGTTTCTGGGTCTTCGGTTCCAAAGCTCCAGAGGGCTTACACTGCTCTCCAGGCATGGAAATCTGCAATAAAAGATGACCCATTGAAGATTTTAGGCACTTGGGTTGGCTCTAATGTCTGTTCTTACAAAGGAGTCTTTTGTGCAGACTCTCAAGATGAAATGGATGCACCAACTGGCCTTGTTGTTGCAGGTATAGATCTCAACAAAGCAAATCTTCAAGGCACTCTTGTCAAGGAGCTCTCTTTCCTCACTGATATATCTCTGCTCCACCTCAACAGCAACAGATTTTCAGGCACAATTCCTAACACTTTCAGAGATCTCTCATCACTCCAAGAGCTAGACCTTAGTAACAATCTCTTCTCAGGTCCTTTCCCTGTAGTTACTCTATACATTCCAAAGCTCCTTTTCTTGGACCTCCGTTTCAACACATTCTCGGGCCCCCTTCCTGAAGATCTCTTCAACAAGAACTTAGATGCAATCTTTGTCAATAACAACCAATTTGAAGGCCAACTTCCGCAAAATTTGGGGAACTCTCCAGCTTCTGTGATAAATTTAGCTAATAACAATTTCAGTGGAAACATCCCAATAAGTCTTGGTTTCATGGGCTCTAAACTTAAGGAGATATTGTTTCTCAATAACCAATTAACAGGTTGCATTCCTGAGGGAGTTGGGCTTTTCACAGGCATGCAAGTTTTGGATGTAAGCTTCAATTCCTTGATGGGTCATCTGCCAGATACACTATCTTGTCTAGAAAATATTGAGGTTCTCAATTTGGCACACAACGAGCTATCTGGGGTCCTCCCAGACCCGCTTTGTTCTCTTAGAAGCCTTGTGAATCTCACTGTTGCCTACAATTTCTTTTCCGGGTTCAGCCAGCAGTGTTCCAACCTGTTCATCAGGAATGTGGGCTTTGATTTCTCGCTAAATTGCATCCCTGGGATGGACATGCAGAGACCTCGCCCAGAATGTTCAATGATTCCAGGAGTTGGGTTGAATTGTCTGAGAATCCCTGCTGCAAATCCTCTTGTTTGTGGTTCAGTAGTTGCTTCATCTCCATGA
- the LOC109018862 gene encoding derlin-1 — MSSPAEYYKSLPPITKAYGTLCLLATTAYQIGLFDPRDIALFYKPVFTQFQVWRLITNFFFLGKFSINFGIRLLMIARYGVQLEKVPFDRRTADFLWMMIFGAFSLLVLAAIPILSTPLLGISLVFMLLYVWSREFPNAQISIYGLVTLKAFYLPWAMLALDVIFGSPIIPDLLGIIAGHLYYFLTVLHPLAGGRIMLKTPTWVHKLVARWRIGAPPASAQPERTTGAAAFRGRSYRLSD; from the exons ATGTCTTCTCCGGCCGA ATATTATAAATCTCTTCCACCTATAACAAAGGCTTATGGGACCCTCTGTCTGTTGGCAACCACTGCCTACCAGATTGGATTATTTGATCCTCGGGATATTGCGTTATTTTATAAACCGGTATTCACACAATTTCAG GTATGGAGACTGATTACAAActtctttttccttggaaaatTCTCTATCAATTTTGGAATCCGCCTTTTAATGAT AGCTAGATATGGAGTTCAGCTTGAGAAGGTACCGTTCGACAGGCGGACAGCCGATTTCTTGTGGATGATGATATTTGGGGCCTTTTCACTATTA GTATTAGCAGCCATCCCCATACTTTCGACACCTCTCCTTGGAATATCACTTGTGTTCATGCTTCTCTATGTCTGGAGTAGAGAGTTTCCAAATGCTCAAATCAGTATATATGGGCTCGTGACTCTTAAG GCATTTTATTTACCATGGGCAATGCTTGCTTTGGACGTTATTTTCGGTTCACCAATTATTCCAGATCTACTGGGAATAATTGCAGGACATCTGTATTACTTCCTGACTGTTCTGCATCCACTTGCTGGTGGGAGAATCATGCTAAAGACCCCAACGTGGGT ACATAAACTGGTTGCAAGGTGGCGGATAGGAGCTCCGCCAGCTAGTGCTCAGCCTGAAAGGACAACTGGTGCAGCTGCTTTCAGAGGGAGGTCTTATCGACTTAGCGATTAA
- the LOC109018861 gene encoding profilin-4, with protein MSWQTYVDEHLMCDIDGQGQHLAAAAIVGHDGSVWAQNSSFPQFKPQEITDILKDFDEPGHLAPTGLHLGGTKYMVIQGEPGAVIRGKKGSGGITIKKTGQALVFGIYEEPVTPGQCNMVVERLGDYLIEQGL; from the exons atgtCGTGGCAAACTTACGTGGATGAGCATCTGATGTGCGATATTGATGGTCAGGGCCAGCACCTCGCTGCCGCTGCTATCGTCGGCCACGATGGCTCTGTCTGGGCTCAGAACTCTTCATTCCCCCAG TTTAAGCCTCAGGAGATTACTGATATCTTGAAGGATTTTGATGAACCGGGTCATCTTGCTCCCACGGGCTTACACCTTGGGGGCACTAAATACATGGTAATCCAGGGAGAGCCTGGAGCTGTCATCCGTGGAAAGAAG GGATCTGGAGGTATCACCATAAAAAAGACTGGCCAAGCTCTAGTTTTCGGCATCTATGAAGAACCTGTGACACCAGGACAGTGCAACATGGTTGTTGAGAGGCTGGGGGATTACCTTATTGAGCAGGGCCTGTAG